One Salvia splendens isolate huo1 chromosome 12, SspV2, whole genome shotgun sequence genomic window carries:
- the LOC121758055 gene encoding mitogen-activated protein kinase kinase kinase 17-like, producing the protein MEGGELSYLEDMRGKWQCCEWLKGHVIGSGSFGTVNLAVDTSTGSLFVVKSATTDAGISSLKNEADILHDLDSPYIVKCMGKDGHTLFFEYMGGGSISDMMHKFGGALQEKLIRLYTRQILLGLDFLHRSGIVHSDIKCNNVLVSASGTVKLTDFGCAQRTPPCRGIGGTPLWMAPELLQGHNLDFASDIWSLGCTVIEMATGRPPWDGPSDNPMAAMLKISQGHELPRFPANFSPEGLDFLSRCLDRDPRKRWSSEMLLDHPFLRIGDVALSPTSVLDVAAGYDSDCCHTTDDDEDDDGNDDGFARVVPFSMEPRNGWEDDQSEASSDGWITVRTS; encoded by the coding sequence ATGGAAGGCGGCGAACTGAGCTATCTCGAAGACATGCGAGGCAAATGGCAATGCTGCGAGTGGCTCAAAGGCCACGTCATCGGCTCCGGCTCCTTCGGCACCGTCAACCTCGCCGTCGACACCTCCACCGGCTCCCTCTTCGTCGTCAAATCCGCCACCACCGACGCCGGCATCTCCTCCCTCAAGAACGAGGCCGACATCCTCCACGACCTCGACTCCCCCTACATCGTCAAGTGCATGGGCAAAGACGGCCACACCCTCTTCTTCGAGTACATGGGCGGCGGCAGCATCTCCGACATGATGCACAAATTCGGCGGCGCCCTCCAAGAAAAGCTCATCCGCCTCTACACCCGCCAGATCCTCCTCGGCCTCGACTTCCTCCACCGCTCCGGCATCGTCCACTCCGACATCAAGTGCAACAACGTCCTCGTCTCCGCCTCCGGCACCGTCAAGCTCACCGACTTCGGCTGCGCCCAGCGCACCCCTCCTTGCCGGGGCATCGGGGGCACTCCTCTCTGGATGGCTCCCGAGCTCCTCCAGGGCCACAATCTCGACTTTGCATCCGACATCTGGTCCCTCGGATGCACCGTCATCGAGATGGCCACTGGCAGGCCGCCCTGGGACGGTCCCTCTGACAATCCCATGGCGGCCATGCTCAAGATCTCGCAGGGACACGAGCTCCCTCGCTTCCCTGCGAACTTCTCCCCTGAGGGACTGGATTTCCTGTCCAGGTGCCTGGACAGGGATCCGAGAAAGAGGTGGTCAAGCGAGATGCTGCTCGACCACCCATTTCTCAGAATAGGGGACGTCGCGCTGTCCCCCACTAGCGTCCTGGACGTTGCTGCGGGTTATGATTCGGATTGTTGTCACACCACTGACGATGATGAGGACGACGACGGCAACGATGACGGGTTTGCGAGGGTAGTTCCCTTCTCGATGGAGCCGAGAAATGGATGGGAAGATGATCAGTCTGAGGCATCATCGGATGGGTGGATCACTGTGAGGACAAGCTAG
- the LOC121759006 gene encoding non-lysosomal glucosylceramidase, with protein MPENGSAVGEGEPVSRDDKVNVDPGTPPSLTLKRKLNTKDSVLAEFDLTLKEKISMAPIGYRLWRHLREEKSRDSEVFLDPFTKRPTSSCHGVPLGGIGAGSIGRSYKGEFQRWQLFPRVCEDEPVLANQFSVFVSRPNGERFSSVLCPKNPEKLKETSASGIGSWDWNLDGKNSTYHALYPRAWTVYNGEPDPDLKIVCRQLSPFIPHNYKDSSFPVAVFTYTLSNLGKTEANVTLLFSWANSVGGDSGLSGHHFNSRFRAEDNVSGVVLHHMTANGRPSLNFAIAAEATNGVHVSDCPCFVISGNSQGITARDMWCEIKERGSFDHLNSEDMSTPSEPGSLIGAAVAASLTIPAGTVQSVTFSVAWACSEINFQAGRTYHRRYTEFYGTHGNMASSIAHDAIVEHFRWESEIEAWQRPILEDKRLPEWYPPTLFNELYYLNSGGTIWTDGTPPIHSIRTVGERKFSLDRLGSNSNRIVNTTEGNDTAIDILERMTSILQDVHTSASMSSALGTNLLQKGEENVGQFLYLEGIEYHMCNTYDVHFYASFALTMLFPKLELSIQRDFAAAVMMHDPSRMILLQDGTCVQRKVLGAVPHDIGMRDPWFELNFYNLHNTDRWKDLNPKFVLQVYRDVVATGNKEFARAVWPSVYVALAYMEQFDKDGDGMIENEGFPDQTYDTWSVTGVSAYCGGLWVAALQAASAIAHVVGDKGSEDYFWFRFEKAKKVYEKLWNGSYFNYDNSSSSTSSSIQADQLAGQWYARACGLLPIVDEIKAKKALETVYNFNVLKVKNGQVGAANGMLPNGEADMCTLQSREIWSGITYAVAAGMIHENMVETAFKTAVGVHEVAWADEGKGYAFQTPEGWDFEGRYRSLGYMRPLTIWAMQWALTRQNKLPLPELKEEIDEEAVVKQHDGFTRVARLLKQSEEPDSRSLFQVVFDYTCKRMLA; from the exons ATGCCAGAAAATGGTTCTGCTGTGGGAGAAGGAGAGCCAGTTTCGCGTGATGATAAG GTCAATGTTGATCCAGGGACACCTCCATCTCTGACTTTGAAAAGGAAACTGAACACTAAAGATTCTGTCCTTGCCGAGTTTGACCTTACCTTAAAAGAGAAAATCAGTATG GCTCCTATAGGTTATAGGCTATGGAGGCACCTTCGTGAGGAAAAATCCAGAGACAGC GAGGTATTTCTTGATCCTTTTACAAAGCGCCCGACATCATCTTGCCATGGAGTTCCGCTAGGTGGTATAGG TGCTGGAAGCATTGGAAGAAGCTACAAGGGTGAGTTTCAGCGTTGGCAGCTGTTTCCTCGGGTCTGTGAAGATGAACCTGTCTTGGCAAACCAGTTTTCT GTATTTGTTTCAAGACCAAATGGTGAGAGGTTTTCTAGTGTACTGTGCCCGAAGAACCCAGAAAAATTGAA GGAAACTTCAGCTTCTGGGATAGGGTCTTGGGATTGGAATCTTGATGGGAAAAACTCAACATACCATGCATTATATCCAAGGGCTTGGACTGTATACAATG GTGAACCTGACCCAGATCTAAAAATTGTATGTCGCCAACTTTCGCCATTTATCCCTCACAACTATAAGGATAGCAGCTTTCCTGTAGCAGTTTTTACTTACACG TTATCTAATTTGGGAAAAACTGAAGCAAATGTGACCTTGCTTTTCAGCTGGGCA AATTCTGTTGGCGGGGACTCAGGCCTCTCTGGTCACCATTTTAATTCAAGATTTAG GGCAGAGGATAATGTTAGTGGAGTTGTCTTGCACCATAT GACTGCAAATGGTCGGCCCTCACTGAATTTTGCAATTGCAGCTGAAGCAACAAATGGAGTTCATGTATCTGATTGCCCGTGTTTTGTGATATCCGGAAACTCACAAGGTATTACAGCAAGGGACATGTGGTGTGAAATCAAAGAG CGTGGATCGTTTGACCACCTAAATTCCGAAGACATGTCAACACCTTCTGAACCTGGTTCACTTATTGGGGCAGCCGTCGCAGCTTCTTTGACTATTCCTGCAGGAACTGTACAAAGTGTTACATTTTCTGTGGCATGGGCTTGCTCAGAAATAAACTTTCAGGCTGGAAGAACCTATCACAG GCGTTATACTGAATTCTATGGCACCCATGGTAACATGGCATCAAGCATTGCTCACGATGCTATTGTTG AACATTTTCGTTGGGAGTCAGAAATTGAAGCATGGCAAAGACCTATTCTCGAAGACAAGAGACTTCCTGAATG GTACCCGCCCACACTTTTCAATGAACTGTACTATCTTAACTCGGGGGGGACAATTTGGACAG ATGGAACTCCACCAATACATAGTATACGTACTGTTGGTGAAAGAAAGTTTTCACTTGACAGATTAGGCTCAAATAGTAATCGTATAGTCAATACCACTGAGGGAAATGACACAGCAATAGACATCCTTGAAAGGATGACTTCAATACTTCAAGATGTTCATACTTCTGCATCAATGAGTTCTGCTCTCGGAACAAACTTGCTCCAGAAAGGAGAGGAAAATGTGGGCCAGTTCCTCTACCTCGAAGGGATTGAATATCACATGTGTAACACATATGATGTCCACTTTTATGCATCATTTGCATTAACTATGTTGTTTCCCAAACTTGAACTCAGCATACAAAGAGACTTTGCTGCCGCAGTGATGATGCATGATCCTAGTAGGATGATACTCTTACAGGACGGAACATGTGTCCAGAGAAAAGTTCTTGGTGCTGTTCCTCATGATATTGGAATGAGAGATCCATGGTTTGAATTAAACTTTTACAACCTTCACAATACAGATAGGTGGAAGGACTTGAATCCAAAGTTTGTGCTCCAAGTATACCGGGATGTGGTTGCCACGGGCAATAAAGAGTTTGCTCGAGCAGTGTGGCCATCAGTCTATGTTGCACTGGCTTACATGGAACAGTTTGACAAGGACGGAGATGGCATGATAGAAAATGAAGGGTTTCCAGATCAAACATACGATACATGGTCTGTAACTGGTGTGAGTGCATACTGTGGGGGTCTATGGGTGGCAGCTTTGCAGGCTGCTTCAGCAATTGCACATGTGGTTGGAGACAAGGGTTCTGAAGACTACTTTTGGTTTCGGTTTGAGAAAGCAAAGAAGGTGTATGAAAAGTTGTGGAACGgatcatattttaattatgataaCAGCAGCAGCAGTACAAGCTCATCCATCCAGGCTGATCAATTGGCTGGACAATG GTATGCTCGAGCATGTGGTCTTTTACCcattgttgatgaaataaaggCAAAAAAGGCTCTTGAGACAGTATACAACTTCAATGTATTGAAGGTGAAAAATGGGCAGGTAGGGGCAGCAAACGGGATGCTTCCAAATGGAGAAGCTGATATGTGTACATTGCAGTCGAGAGAAATATGGAGTGGAATTACATATGCTGTTGCAGCAGGCATGATCCATGAAAATATGGTAGAGACGGCATTCAAAACTGCAGTGGGTGTCCATGAAGTAGCCTGGGCAGATGAGGGTAAAGG ATATGCATTCCAGACGCCCGAGGGTTGGGACTTTGAAGGGCGGTACAGATCTCTTGGTTACATGCGGCCTCTAACGATCTGGGCGATGCAATGGGCACTAACACGACAGAATAAGTTGCCATTGCCAGAACTGAAGGAAGAGATCGATGAAGAAGCTGTGGTGAAGCAACATGATGGATTCACCAGAGTGGCTCGTCTGCTCAAGCAGTCCGAGGAACCCGATTCCAGGAGCCTTTTCCAGGTCGTCTTTGATTACACGTGCAAAAGGATGTTGGCCTGA